Proteins encoded in a region of the Bombyx mori chromosome 21, ASM3026992v2 genome:
- the LOC101746634 gene encoding alpha-tocopherol transfer protein-like, translating into MPDQEMVENRDLVAIKDWLCRQPHLPHEVDDILLLRFLSSAKYSLEKAKKTIDLFFTVRSNAPELFCKRDPWAPEIKRIFDVTDMLPLPNKTKENYKVFIYRLSTTDLDLFNFVDAVKTFFMLADTRLTEDQDVPAGEVPIFDSANVTLKFIGKINLSALRKYMIYTQEAMPIRLKQVHVINAPSYIGKLYAICKPFLKTEVAKLIKFHEPNSDTLYKDIPQEILPSDYGGKAGSVEQIKREWIKKMEAKRDWFLTNDTRWAVDESQRPSSCQDARVDKLKDLPGSFRSLALD; encoded by the exons ATGACATTCTCTTGCTTCGATTTCTGAGCAGCGCAAAGTACAGCTTGGAAAAGGCCAAGAAGACCATAGACCTGTTCTTCACCGTCCGCTCTAATGCGCCGGAGCTGTTCTGTAAGAGAGATCCCTGGGCACCCGAGATCAAACGGATCTTTGATGTCAC CGACATGCTACCTCTGCCGAACAAAACGAAAGAGAACTACAAAGTGTTCATATATCGTCTGAGCACCACGGATCTGGATCTGTTCAACTTCGTAGACGCCGTTAAGACTTTCTTCATGCTGGCCGATACGAGGCTGACGGAGGACCAGGACGTTCCCGCCGGAGAAGTCCCTATATTCGACTCTGCTAACGTGACCTTGAAGTTCATCGGGAAAATCAATCTCTCGGCGCTTAGAAAATACATGATTTACACACag GAAGCGATGCCCATACGACTGAAGCAGGTACACGTGATCAATGCTCCTTCGTATATCGGCAAATTGTACGCCATCTGCAAACCCTTCCTCAAGACTGAAGTCGCCAAACTG attaaatTTCACGAGCCGAACTCCGACACTCTATACAAAGACATTCCACAAGAAATACTGCCTTCAGACTACGGCGGCAAAGCTGGCTCCGTCGAACAAATCAAAAGGGAATGGATTAAGAAGATGGAAGCCAAAAG AGATTGGTTTTTAACAAACGATACGCGCTGGGCGGTCGACGAATCTCAACGGCCCTCCAGTTGTCAGGACGCAAGAGTGGACAAACTCAAAGATCTACCGGGCTCGTTCAGATCGCTCGCTTTGGACTAA